One genomic window of Coffea eugenioides isolate CCC68of chromosome 1, Ceug_1.0, whole genome shotgun sequence includes the following:
- the LOC113771897 gene encoding zinc finger protein ZAT9-like, translating into MAELVITLNVAKREGDEMVRNPYTCLACNKSFSNGQAFGGHKRIHSLKKKEKKPIEVIILDFSRENPWYYKCSTCRKTFRTESSFKKHQKSSFKEHQKTHLKRKKPKGTVEPSITASYTRPLSTTSSDVILVQDDPVKLENGEEHRLSDMSKFLTPGWSKTGKRSLVAGGLAQISTPEDVHQVANDLIVLSYGEARAEDLPLKKRKIELPPFEEMDYQHEETVLDHMRKGKGQGFVANSSGDIREVISGDFICQKCNRSFPTYQALGGHNSHHKRAAKKESRVRFPKSNGSSSSNLAERASARWPHKCSFCNKSFKTSQALSGHIRHKAPVPPAAVPLVEVAVEEIIEEAIVQVPKRAHLFDLNELPPPEDGDGIDDEDMVQPENSTPRLSWHEGVGDPGSSSTPSRGGELENNGANI; encoded by the coding sequence ATGGCAGAGTTGGTGATTACGCTGAATGTGGCTAAAAGAGAAGGAGATGAAATGGTGAGGAATCCTTATACTTGTCTAGCCTGCAACAAAAGTTTCAGCAATGGACAGGCTTTTGGAGGCCACAAAAGGATACACTCcttgaagaaaaaagaaaagaagcctATTGAGGTGATTATTCTTGATTTCTCTCGAGAGAATCCATGGTATTATAAGTGCTCAACCTGTCGAAAAACTTTTCGTACTGAAAGCTCTTTCAAGAAGCACCAGAAAAGCTCTTTCAAGGAGCACCAGAAAACTCATcttaaaagaaagaaaccaaAGGGTACTGTGGAACCTTCAATCACTGCAAGCTATACCAGGCCCTTATCAACCACCTCCAGTGACGTAATACTAGTGCAAGATGATCCAGTCAAATTGGAGAATGGTGAAGAGCACAGGCTTTCAGATATGTCAAAATTCTTGACCCCTGGCTGGTCAAAAACTGGTAAAAGATCCCTGGTTGCTGGAGGTCTTGCACAGATTTCAACTCCTGAGGATGTACATCAAGTTGCTAACGATCTCATTGTGCTATCTTATGGGGAAGCAAGAGCAGAAGATCTTCCTCTTAAGAAGAGGAAGATAGAGTTGCCACCTTTTGAAGAAATGGATTATCAGCATGAGGAAACTGTTCTGGACCACATGCGCAAAGGAAAAGGTCAAGGATTTGTCGCCAATTCATCAGGGGATATAAGGGAAGTAATCTCAGGAGattttatttgccaaaaatGCAACAGGTCTTTCCCGACTTATCAAGCCTTAGGTGGTCACAACTCGCATCATAAGAGAGCTGCCAAGAAGGAATCCAGAGTCAGATTTCCGAAGTCTAATGGCTCATCATCAAGCAATCTTGCAGAACGTGCTAGTGCCAGGTGGCCACACAAGTGTTCGTTTTGCAACAAGTCCTTCAAAACGAGCCAGGCGCTCTCGGGCCATATAAGACATAAGGCTCCCGTTCCCCCTGCTGCTGTTCCCCTTGTTGAGGTTGCTGTGGAGGAAATTATCGAGGAAGCAATAGTTCAGGTACCTAAAAGGGCTCATCTCTTTGATCTCAATGAACTGCCTCCACCTGAAGATGGTGATGGAATAGATGACGAGGACATGGTACAGCCAGAAAACAGTACTCCTCGTCTTTCTTGGCATGAGGGAGTTGGTGATCCTGGAAGTTCCTCAACCCCATCCCGTGGAGGAGAACTGGAGAACAACGGGGCCAACATCTAG
- the LOC113751683 gene encoding uncharacterized protein LOC113751683 isoform X1, which produces MELRSKFMPEFKVRQQPPQFTWLLSRRKRYEKHEEPLIVLAVFNNNRDTFPASHFRLKHLEVHCNDDQRIRHSSFHKIESSKMPELSFNRLQLTDEEYCGSHIRKFGRFIARETILDEEYWTAAWLRAEAHWESVSYMRHVDTYKRKYAEQEFYALKRRCFGQEGNSLKCTCFVAVKKEEKNVRRTVLNSVVGTLDLSIRQFVQGEAYPGEVKRVSPVLVSHDPFDAHKYAYIANVCVAKFARRQGIATNMLYLATEAATLAGTKQLFVHVNADNMPAQELYRKTGFKIVEAASSPLSKDQRLLMSMEL; this is translated from the exons atggagctGAGAAGCAAATTCATGCCGGAATTCAAAGTCCGGCAACAACCACCGCAATTCACTTGGCTTCTCTCGAGGCGTAAGAGATACGAAAAGCACGAAGAACCTCTGATCGTCCTTGCCGTTTTCAATAATAAtag GGATACATTTCCTGCTTCACACTTTAGATTAAAGCATCTCGAAGTCCATTGTAATGATGATCAGCGGATCCGACACTCTTCCTTTCATAAGATTGAGAGCTCAAAGATGCCTGAGCTATCTTTTAACCGGCTTCAACTTACTGATGAGGAATACTGTGGATCACACATCCGAAAGTTTGGTCGGTTCATTGCTCGTGAGACGATTCTGGATGAAGAATATTGG ACAGCAGCATGGCTACGAGCAGAAGCGCATTGGGAGTCAGTCTCTTATATGCG GCATGTAGATACTTATAAGAGAAAATATGCTGAACAG GAGTTCTATGCTCTCAAGCGGAGATGTTTTGGGCAGGAAGGAAATTCATTGAAGTGCACTTGTTTTGTTGCT GtcaagaaggaagagaagaaTGTTAGAAGAACTGTTCTGAACAGTGTTGTGGGCACTTTGGACCTGAGTATTCGCCAGTTTGTGCAAGGAGAAGCATATCCTGGG GAGGTAAAAAGAGTGTCACCAGTCTTGGTGAGCCATGACCCCTTTGATGCACACAAGTATGCATACATTGCAAATGTTTGTGTTGCAAAGTTTGCCCGACGTCAGGGTATTGCTACAAACATGCTGTATTTGGCTACTGAAGCTGCCACCTTAGCAG GTACGAAGCAATTGTTTGTTCATGTGAATGCTGACAACATGCCAGCTCAAGAGCTTTACAGAAAAACTGGCTTTAAG ATTGTTGAGGCTGCTTCGTCTCCTCTCTCGAAAGATCAGAGGCTGCTGATGTCCATGGAACTCTGA
- the LOC113751683 gene encoding uncharacterized protein LOC113751683 isoform X2 — MMISGSDTLPFIRLRAQRCLSYLLTGFNLLMRNTVDHTSESLVGSLLVRRFWMKNIGIFASMSQFEWQTAAWLRAEAHWESVSYMRHVDTYKRKYAEQEFYALKRRCFGQEGNSLKCTCFVAVKKEEKNVRRTVLNSVVGTLDLSIRQFVQGEAYPGEVKRVSPVLVSHDPFDAHKYAYIANVCVAKFARRQGIATNMLYLATEAATLAGTKQLFVHVNADNMPAQELYRKTGFKIVEAASSPLSKDQRLLMSMEL; from the exons ATGATGATCAGCGGATCCGACACTCTTCCTTTCATAAGATTGAGAGCTCAAAGATGCCTGAGCTATCTTTTAACCGGCTTCAACTTACTGATGAGGAATACTGTGGATCACACATCCGAAAGTTTGGTCGGTTCATTGCTCGTGAGACGATTCTGGATGAAGAATATTGG AATTTTTGCCTCCATGTCTCAATTCGAATGGCAGACAGCAGCATGGCTACGAGCAGAAGCGCATTGGGAGTCAGTCTCTTATATGCG GCATGTAGATACTTATAAGAGAAAATATGCTGAACAG GAGTTCTATGCTCTCAAGCGGAGATGTTTTGGGCAGGAAGGAAATTCATTGAAGTGCACTTGTTTTGTTGCT GtcaagaaggaagagaagaaTGTTAGAAGAACTGTTCTGAACAGTGTTGTGGGCACTTTGGACCTGAGTATTCGCCAGTTTGTGCAAGGAGAAGCATATCCTGGG GAGGTAAAAAGAGTGTCACCAGTCTTGGTGAGCCATGACCCCTTTGATGCACACAAGTATGCATACATTGCAAATGTTTGTGTTGCAAAGTTTGCCCGACGTCAGGGTATTGCTACAAACATGCTGTATTTGGCTACTGAAGCTGCCACCTTAGCAG GTACGAAGCAATTGTTTGTTCATGTGAATGCTGACAACATGCCAGCTCAAGAGCTTTACAGAAAAACTGGCTTTAAG ATTGTTGAGGCTGCTTCGTCTCCTCTCTCGAAAGATCAGAGGCTGCTGATGTCCATGGAACTCTGA